The sequence gagtttcgcgagagtacacaaggatggatataaaacatgtaatattacaccaaaacatataggggacgacagatgactaatgtaaaccataatgtaaaatataggataactaaaaaatttagaaaactgtatatcctaaagtatggaccacaatgtaagcacagatgtcaccttgtttgaaagctattgtctcggagtctgtacatcagtttcagtaaatatgatatgaataagttaaaagattatcgctgtggaagggaaaaggttttatggtggatgtgtgggagtactgtatattgtatatatgaattactgtgatctagggctcttgtgaagagaagctcaataattaggaaaaaagaaaagaaaaagataggatgtagaatttttccaaatcaatatgtattctatatttaacttttaaactcatcgctatattccattttactagtaagggaacctgacattatattgggcttcacttttcaggaagttttggatcacagagtggttcaacaatggcagtggaggaatactggtatgggatgttattgacaggccaTATATGGTTGAcggggagttatacagggcatgtgtccagggtgcatggaaatgtttggatatactcatagtggaaacaattaaaaacaacagctggggggggtactgggttcctcgccgggggggctctgtcatggtccctaggggagcagcagcagtcccccaggtgcaacggtaaggaccaggaaggaatgagggtcgaacagtgagcccctgatactaatgactatgtttgtgagcctatacacctgaaataagaacaaggcctagagcagcactttgcctaagagttccctcctgacagcctctgtgttactcaaatgtggccagtctcgaagccaaactcagcatgtaaatgcaatgccttccccccagcatgggacatgacaccggggatgagcctccctggcaccaagggatcactaccaagtaccagctgatgacataactagaaaatgaccttaaattaaaggttcagtgcggaccggcagaatatccctgtttacacataataacaggagttaaaaatgctgtttgacctaaagtaagggggaaatggaaaagacaaatgagttcatatggctatgagtctctaaaaaagagtctggaggttgtcagaaggattgcccttatgcacacctgagcagcgtctcagagacagataaagtagatacagccccaggtattggtccttttgagggctaaagagacccacaggttctatggtcatgacagatggggttcactgccatgccagttggcccttctttggagctggtgtttctgcgtgatggagctggactcagatgggatctcttttcacaagactttcatgctactttactggaattgtagttggtgctggggcttaaggtatatctaggagatttgaatctctggactgacaatatgatagccaggccctgacctcaacagacttcagctcctacactctgatttattggacttactccactcagctaacatggagttgaagaatgtcaaccaccacaccatggagcctagagtgcctacaactgaaagcgggaggattgcatccaatatccatgtggaatctaaaccccctcttgacatagatgtggaatggacacaaccaagccaaggtccacaggaaggaggaatacagtaaggattagagtggacttaatgatattctattcatgaactaatgtggttaataatcgagaaaatgtggcattggtgtggaaaaagtggccatggtggctgctgggtgtggggaatgggaggaagagaagagatgtggaggcattctcgggacttggagttgtcctgcgtggtgcccagggacaactgccagatgttgtatgtcctcccatggcccactggatggaacgtgggaaagtgtgggctatggtgtgtgttgctgagcggggaggtctcagtctcgctcaggcccaagagtcggggggggtcagctcctaccgaaccgccggcggggggtgctccagggatagagcaccggggctctccaggcgtgggggacgcgcggttaggaaagaaccacagagaccgcctgagcgcaggaacaggtctgctttattgcggaagtacacttggttatataggcagggaagggggtggagtatgaaggggagagcagggcggaggggtggctgcggattggctaaaactggaggggcagacctctggtaatacgccgtaagcagttactggggaagagggcagattgtaggttggtaatatgggcgggactggcaggaagggtggcaggggctggaaggggaggaggggcggagaaaggcggcaacaattgttccttttgttttaaaaagaaattgaagcaacaagttttggtgcgcacggtgggtgtgaatggctcggcgtgcgcagcaacaaaagacaaggattaggaggaagagtaggaggaaaaggaggttatagggacgggcacggggataagacgaggggtggggggagaccacgaggaccggccggtcgtgagcggacaacatagcatctggccaggatgcatgtgcccgccgttagggtcggcgcacgccggcgcctggcacgcaccgagccttgccagcgaaacgggcctgtgatgcccctgtacccctcgcccgagggggaggagtagttggggagaagtaaggagaggaagacaagaagctataggcgagcggtctggagtaggtggcttttggtgaggttggggtgagaggAGTTTAGAGAAGCGTACGAAGCTCTGATCAGATTAATGAGGGGGCTGGTgtacagagtagggggtaagcgaggcttggggttgtgggagctgagggaggcagtggcgaggggggtgccgggcgaaggagtGGGTGAGGTGgagcggggcagggaagggggctgtgcctttggaggattgaaaatctgatttgggcccactggggtggaacgtgtgggaggtgtggaacacgggacatggggtgcagcgatgcccggagatgtactcaccataTGCattggatgtgacatgatgatgggggagagtgttattgtggggggagtggtggggtggtggcggCGGGGGcgaatgaggacctcatatttttttaatgtaatatctttttaaaaaatgaataaattgagtagaatttgaaaaaaaaaaaaaaagaaagaaaagtaacagagctaatgggaatgaaagacacaacaggtgaggttaaaaaaaaacacattagctttttttttccagttacgGCGCAGCGCGGTGAGGAGCTCATCTAAGCCCGCAACCATGCCATCCAAGGGCCCGTTGCAGTTGGTGCAGGTCTTCGGACGCAAGAAGACGGCTACAGCCGTGGCGCACTGTAAACGGGGCAACGGCCTAATCAAAGTGAGCGGGCGGCCTCTGGAGATGTTCGAGTCGTGCACGCTGCAGTACAAGCTACTGGAACCCGTTCTGCTTCTGGGCAAAGAGCGGTTTGCTGGCGTGGACATCCGCGTCCGTGTGAAGGGTGGTGGTCATGTGGCCCAGATTTACGCAATCCGCCAGTCCATCTCCAAAGCCCTGGTGGCCTATTACCAGAAATATGTGGATGAGGCTTCCAAGAAAGAGATCAAAGACATCCTCATCCAGTACGACCGGACCCTGCTGGTGGCTGATCCCTGTCGCTGCGAATCCAAGAAGTTTGGAGGCCCTGGTGCCCGTGCTTGCTACCAGAAATCCTACCGATAAGCCCACTACAAGGAGCAGGGTTCACCTTTATAATAAACCAGGGttgtgggatttaaaaaaaaaaaaaaaacacattagagcgaagcgggtgtggctccagtgatagagtttccgcctaccatatgggaggacctgggttcaatccctggggcctctgggtgaaaaagatgaagagaatgcatggccacacagcaagccagtgtccacgcgagtgcctgcgtgg is a genomic window of Dasypus novemcinctus isolate mDasNov1 chromosome 18, mDasNov1.1.hap2, whole genome shotgun sequence containing:
- the LOC101436165 gene encoding small ribosomal subunit protein uS9-like, whose amino-acid sequence is MPSKGPLQLVQVFGRKKTATAVAHCKRGNGLIKVSGRPLEMFESCTLQYKLLEPVLLLGKERFAGVDIRVRVKGGGHVAQIYAIRQSISKALVAYYQKYVDEASKKEIKDILIQYDRTLLVADPCRCESKKFGGPGARACYQKSYR